One genomic segment of Esox lucius isolate fEsoLuc1 chromosome 15, fEsoLuc1.pri, whole genome shotgun sequence includes these proteins:
- the c15h14orf180 gene encoding nutritionally-regulated adipose and cardiac enriched protein homolog yields MLNGGREGLFQLGQQLQQQGEYQAALHCFLSSLLGLRHVQSFTSLPNCLHQIAELFISEKNYGKALQFIQAEKMFYEVALIELTAVHDSTGPQEDAMLGSAETGWVSAEGLLDQATQAQHFERLAQLCIMSKRPHLALEYSGKATKIHQRAFGNNHPITTRSLELLANVYAEIGKTEYSDSLGQCMSALSKRFAASETFRDTLNNGLPHSHSHSHRDKRSEIRHRKESHPQEDTPNPKVTSGKIPMSILKRSNSGSDSEPAHRRKSERRVRFREPETTVHAYDTSPPHPHMALFTCLFLLMSLLGVAMYCTERRRPQRVCEELEASLAVYLVHIKQLLWGCWVWLTRQ; encoded by the exons ATGCTGAACGGAGGCAGGGAGGGCCTGTTTCAGctgggacagcagctccagcagcagGGGGAGTACCAGGCCGCCCTCCACTGCTTCCTCAGCTCTCTGCTCGGGTTGAGGCACGTGCAGAGCTTCACCTCGCTGCCCAACTGCCTACACCAG ATTGCGGAACTCTTCATCTCTGAAAAGAATT ACGGCAAAGCCTTGCAGTTCATTCAGGCTGAGAAGATGTTTTACGAGGTTGCCCTGATTGAGCTCACAGCTGTTCATGACAGCACAG gcCCCCAGGAGGACGCTATGCTGGGCTCGGCGGAGACAGGATGGGTGTCTGCTGAAGGGCTATTGGATCAGGCCACCCAAGCTCAGCATTTCGAGCGGCTGGCCCAGCTTTGCATCATGAGTAAAAG ACCTCATCTTGCATTAGAATACAGTGGGAAAGCCACTAAGATCCATCAACGGGCCTTTGGCAACAACCACCCTATCACAACCAGGAGCCTGGAGCTGCTGGCCAACGTCTACGCAGAGATCGGCAAGACGGAATACTCAG ACTCCCTCGGCCAGTGCATGTCAGCTCTGTCAAAGAGGTTTGCTGCTTCTGAGACCTTCAGAGACACACTCAACAACGGTCTTCCACATTCCCACTCCCATTCCCACCGGGACAAACGCTCTGAGATCCGGCACAGGAAAGAGTCCCACCCACAGGAGGACACTCCAAACCCCAAG GTCACCAGTGGTAAAATCCCCATGTCCATACTGAAGAGGTCAAACTCGGGATCAGATTCAGAGCCCGCCCACAGACGGAAAAGCGAGCGGCGTGTCCGGTTCAGAGAGCCTGAGACCACTGTGCATG CCTATGACACGTCACCACCCCACCCACACATGGCCCTGTTCACCTGCCTGTTCCTGCTGATGTCACTGCTGGGCGTGGCCATGTACTGCACAGAGCGCCGACGCCCACAACGTGTGTGTGAGGAGCTGGAGGCCTCGCTGGCTGTCTACCTGGTACACATAAAACAGCTGCTGTGGGGCTGCTGGGTCTGGCTAACCAGGCAGTGA
- the LOC105015604 gene encoding uncharacterized protein LOC105015604 isoform X4 yields MKRIAQMWREIYQNHHRSCLQIPGWEEEEEGRERWTSLIQCMVAQINKKHGPVWTSEDCPDQCYPPPNLQALLKLVLVPHIDTMSVQAILMYFILDIVNFLQCKDDLLQSFCHAFTIPPRFSQQIRAFWLLDQGHVLGSMELLLSPRSEPPRLSWEHRCIIHSLLRRKQHRLALKYIYWIKPSTDTPYDLKLCLDVLLQNSHVSEAWEHLKKGHTGSHELSEEAESRCVVEGLPQLPSTTGTSMTVREPGGPIRPFSALLYHSQSIHTLSSEDLVTLLRESITDLKQPRPAVSEEVAWPVERQERRGGYQTLSLISQALRCLLSSSSTVDVVMDRPGGQGNTDQPNDHLPVAEEEHMAPAQLSSSPPSRDSSASDSLESASSLPLKQDVSYVQGSTKKLEHISFLLRDRQRQGGQDDSPSPPGNILPSPTLEGSTDPFSINSLSKGSMDVEEMVDSTECGVEKITAREKPGDDIITVEEEAVPPVDRTIDRRQSLSRLNLHPQFYSNEDNQSMPSASESLMESHNFLTPDYDKMDYCKEVTEEIMNAPNVTDMWLVIPEGEKENILPQATTFSGAAAPSLCFLELETLQFVQRASDLPELKEEVECFRRDSQDAVDQPEILTCALTETTMDLLPELHLTLCSLENLGDAGFGCPGTERASALEGDQESRGSGRYSRPFSFQDSSMLVPLRRSLRSRQLQMHGVPHSPRTRTSPSHVPQPILSSGPETSRPGGGKVSHKKEAACFRSSTDDRLGHCKLGSWWKQALETRRASTGLLPAMEQVTTISQEKRGSLVPGGAYSHSLVSFQESPAKQRGDKWEVKQEEKEETIGWKASGRLPHQWAEKGTAGQRGTRVKRGKRVKRA; encoded by the exons ATGAAGCGGATCGCTCAGATGTGGAGAGAGATATATCAGAACCACCACAGGTCCTGTCTCCAGATCCCTGG ttgggaggaggaggaggagggaagggAAAGGTGGACTTCACTTATCCAGTGCATGGTGGCTcagataaacaaaaaacatggccCTGTTTGGACTTCTGAGGACTGCCCAGACCAGTGCTACCCGCCCCCTAACCTGCAGGCCCTGCTGAAGCTAGTGCTGGTACCTCACATCGACACCATGTCTGTCCAGGCCATT CTCATGTATTTCATCCTGGACATAGTAAATTTCCTGCAGTGCAAAGATGACCTCCTGCAGTCCTTCTGCCACGCCTTCACTATCCCTCCCAGATTCTCTCAGCAGATCCGGGCTTTCTGGCTCCTCGACCAGGGACACGTCCTG GGCTCCATGGAGCTGCTGCTGAGCCCCAGGTCTGAGCCACCCAGGCTCTCCTGGGAGCACCGCTGCATCATCCACAGCCTGCTGAGGAGAAAGCAGCATCGCCTGGCACTGAAGTACATCTACTGGATCAAACCATCGACAGACACCCCCTACGACCTCAAACTCTGTCTCGATGTACTTCTGCAGAACAG CCATGTCTCCGAGGCCTGGGAACACCTGAAGAAAGgtcacacaggaagtcatgAGCTG TCAGAAGAGGCTGAGAGTCGATGTGTTGTCGAGGGGCTTCCCCAGCTTCCGAGTACCACAGGAACCTCTATGACAGTGAGGGAGCCAG GTGGTCCTATTCGTCCATTCTCTGCCCTGCTGTACCACTCTCAGAGCATCCACACTCTCTCTTCAGAGGATTTGGTTACACTCCTCAGGGAATCCATTACTGATCTCAAACAACCACGGCCAGCAGTGAG TGAGGAGGTGGCGTGGCCAGTTGAGCgccaggagaggagaggtggataTCAGACGCTGAGTCTGATCAGCCAGGCCCTGAGATGTCTCCTCTCTAGCTCCTCCACAGTGGATGTGGTGATGGACAGGCCGGGAGGGCAGGGAAACACAGACCAGCCAAATGACCACCTGCCTGTAGCTGAG GAGGAACACATGGCCCCAGCACAACTCTCTTCTTCACCCCCATCCAGGGATAGCTCTGCCTCTGACTCTTTAGAGTCTGCTTCCTCTCTGCCCCTGAAACAGGATGTCTCATACGTGCAAGGTAGCACAAAAAAACTGGAACACATCTCCTTTCTGCTCCGTGACAGACAGCGCCAGGGCGGGCAGGACGACAGCCCCTCCCCACCAGGAAACATCCTCCCGTCTCCGACACTGGAGGGCTCTACCGACCCCTTCTCCATCAACAGCCTCAGCAAAGGCAGCATGGATGTGGAGGAGATGGTGGACTCCACTGAGT GTGGTGTGGAGAAGATCACGGCGCGTGAAAAACCAGGAGACGACATAATCACTGTGGAAGAGGAAGCAGTTCCCCCTGTAGATCGAACAATAGATAGAAG GCAAAGTCTGAGCCGACTGAACCTGCATCCTCAGTTCTACAGCAACGAGGACAACCAATCCATGCCCTCGGCTTCTGAGAGCCTGATGGAGAGTCATAACTTCCTGACACCTGACTACG ACAAAATGGACTACTGCAAAGAGGTGACTGAGGAAATAATGAATGCACCAAATGTGACAGACATGTGGCTCGTCATACCTGAAGGGGAAAAAGAGAACATTCTCCCACAGGCCACCACTTTCTCTGGGGCTGCTGCCCCATCTCTCTGCTTCCTGGAGCTGGAGACCTTACAG TTTGTTCAGAGGGCATCTGACCTTCCGGAGCTCAAGGAGGAAGTGGAATGTTTCCGCCGTGACTCCCAGGATGCAGTGGACCAACCAGAGATCCTTACCTGTGCCCTCACAGAGACCACTATGGACCTCCTACCTGAACTCCACCTGACCCTCTGCTCTCTGGAGAATTTGGGAGATGCAGGTTTTGGTTGCCCGGGGACAGAGAGAGCCTCTGCCCTGGAGGGAGACCAGGAGAGCAGGGGCTCTGGGAGGTACAGCAGACCCTTCTCTTTCCAGGATTCCTCCATGCTCGTCCCCCTGCGAAGGTCCTTACGCTCCAGACAACTCCAGATGCATGGAGTACCACATTCCCCTAGGACCAGGACAAGCCCGAGTCATGTACCCCAGCCAATCCTCAGCTCAGGCCCTGAGACATCCAGGCCTGGAGGGGGGAAGGTCTCGCACAAGAAGGAGGCGGCATGTTTCCGGAGTAGTACAGATGATAGGCTGGGCCACTGTAAGCTGGGTAGCTGGTGGAAACAAGCCCTGGAAACCCGGAGGGCATCCACTGGTCTTCTGCCTGCCATGGAACAGGTTACCACCATCTCACAAG AAAAAAGGGGATCACTCGTTCCTGGGGGGGCTTACTCCCACAGTCTAGTCAGCTTCCAGGAATCTCCCGCCAAGCAGAGAGGAGACAAGTGGGAGGTCAAACAG gaggagaaggaggagaccATTGGTTGGAAGGCCTCTGGGAGGTTGCCCCACCAGTGGGCGGAGAAAGGCACGGCGGGCCAACGGGGAACACGGGTGAAGAGGGGCAAACGAGTGAAGCGGGCATGA
- the LOC105015606 gene encoding transmembrane protein 179 — translation MALDNLIFAQCILYFLAFVFGFIAVVPLSENTEDFHGKCLLFTRGMWQNENITVSKQRFIVDEWGPESSCSFITFVGIASLILSAVQAWRLLFFLCKGHDDSLFNAFLNLVISTLVVFTVFLSSTIVSLGFNLWCDAITEGGSMPSSCEDLQDTDLELGLDNSSFYDQFAIAQFGLWAAWLTWLGIAVMAFLKVYHNYRQEDLLDSLIHEKELLLGRSSPRGSDSGQMKSGMI, via the exons ATGGCCCTCGATAATTTAATTTTCGCTCAATGTATCCTATATTTCTTGGCGTTTGTGTTTGGGTTTATTGCCGTTGTGCCTCTTTCCGAAAATACGGAGGATTTTCatggaaaatgtttgcttttcacGCGTGGCATGTGGCAGAATGAGAACATTACAGTCTCGAAGCAGCGCTTCATCGTTGATGAGTGGGGACCGGAGTCTTCCTGCAGTTTCATCACTTTTGTCGGGATAGCATCTCTCATCCTGTCCGCAGTGCAGGCATGGAGGCTGCTGTTCTTTCTTTGCAAAGGCCACGACGA tTCCCTgttcaatgcctttctgaacCTGGTGATCAGCACCCTGGTGGTATTCACAGTGTTCCTCTCCAGCACCATAGTCAGTCTGGGCTTCAACCTGTGGTGTGATGCCAtcacagagggagggagcatGCCCAGCAG CTGTGAAGACCTGCAGGATACTGATCTGGAGTTAGGCCTGGACAATTCTTCCTTCTATGACCAGTTTGCCATTGCCCAG TTTGGTTTGTGGGCGGCGTGGCTGACGTGGCTGGGTATCGCCGTCATGGCCTTCCTCAAGGTGTACCACAATTACCGCCAGGAGGACCTTCTGGACAGCCTGATCCACGAGAAGGAGCTACTGCTGGGACGCTCGTCCCCACGGGGCTCTGACAGCGGCCAGATGAAGAGTGGCATGATCTGA
- the LOC105015604 gene encoding uncharacterized protein LOC105015604 isoform X3, which yields MFLDHSYFTKVHLRLQRLRNLLTLAQWGRRQRGLGVPCVMCKAKCGLLVRQDCWNREHRALKQHIWLGQLVQWWGITGLLPKYPEAQEMKRIAQMWREIYQNHHRSCLQIPGWEEEEEGRERWTSLIQCMVAQINKKHGPVWTSEDCPDQCYPPPNLQALLKLVLVPHIDTMSVQAILMYFILDIVNFLQCKDDLLQSFCHAFTIPPRFSQQIRAFWLLDQGHVLGSMELLLSPRSEPPRLSWEHRCIIHSLLRRKQHRLALKYIYWIKPSTDTPYDLKLCLDVLLQNSHVSEAWEHLKKGHTGSHELSEEAESRCVVEGLPQLPSTTGTSMTVREPGGPIRPFSALLYHSQSIHTLSSEDLVTLLRESITDLKQPRPAVSEEVAWPVERQERRGGYQTLSLISQALRCLLSSSSTVDVVMDRPGGQGNTDQPNDHLPVAEEEHMAPAQLSSSPPSRDSSASDSLESASSLPLKQDVSYVQGSTKKLEHISFLLRDRQRQGGQDDSPSPPGNILPSPTLEGSTDPFSINSLSKGSMDVEEMVDSTECGVEKITAREKPGDDIITVEEEAVPPVDRTIDRRQSLSRLNLHPQFYSNEDNQSMPSASESLMESHNFLTPDYDKMDYCKEVTEEIMNAPNVTDMWLVIPEGEKENILPQATTFSGAAAPSLCFLELETLQFVQRASDLPELKEEVECFRRDSQDAVDQPEILTCALTETTMDLLPELHLTLCSLENLGDAGFGCPGTERASALEGDQESRGSGRYSRPFSFQDSSMLVPLRRSLRSRQLQMHGVPHSPRTRTSPSHVPQPILSSGPETSRPGGGKVSHKKEAACFRSSTDDRLGHCKLGSWWKQALETRRASTGLLPAMEQVTTISQEKRGSLVPGGAYSHSLVSFQESPAKQRGDKWEVKQEEKEETIGWKASGRLPHQWAEKGTAGQRGTRVKRGKRVKRA from the exons CAGGACTGCTGGAACCGGGAACACAGAGCTCTGAAGCAACACATCTGGCTGGGTCAGCTTGTCCAGTGGTGGGGCATCACAGGTCTACTGCCCAAGTACCCTG AGGCTCAAGAAATGAAGCGGATCGCTCAGATGTGGAGAGAGATATATCAGAACCACCACAGGTCCTGTCTCCAGATCCCTGG ttgggaggaggaggaggagggaagggAAAGGTGGACTTCACTTATCCAGTGCATGGTGGCTcagataaacaaaaaacatggccCTGTTTGGACTTCTGAGGACTGCCCAGACCAGTGCTACCCGCCCCCTAACCTGCAGGCCCTGCTGAAGCTAGTGCTGGTACCTCACATCGACACCATGTCTGTCCAGGCCATT CTCATGTATTTCATCCTGGACATAGTAAATTTCCTGCAGTGCAAAGATGACCTCCTGCAGTCCTTCTGCCACGCCTTCACTATCCCTCCCAGATTCTCTCAGCAGATCCGGGCTTTCTGGCTCCTCGACCAGGGACACGTCCTG GGCTCCATGGAGCTGCTGCTGAGCCCCAGGTCTGAGCCACCCAGGCTCTCCTGGGAGCACCGCTGCATCATCCACAGCCTGCTGAGGAGAAAGCAGCATCGCCTGGCACTGAAGTACATCTACTGGATCAAACCATCGACAGACACCCCCTACGACCTCAAACTCTGTCTCGATGTACTTCTGCAGAACAG CCATGTCTCCGAGGCCTGGGAACACCTGAAGAAAGgtcacacaggaagtcatgAGCTG TCAGAAGAGGCTGAGAGTCGATGTGTTGTCGAGGGGCTTCCCCAGCTTCCGAGTACCACAGGAACCTCTATGACAGTGAGGGAGCCAG GTGGTCCTATTCGTCCATTCTCTGCCCTGCTGTACCACTCTCAGAGCATCCACACTCTCTCTTCAGAGGATTTGGTTACACTCCTCAGGGAATCCATTACTGATCTCAAACAACCACGGCCAGCAGTGAG TGAGGAGGTGGCGTGGCCAGTTGAGCgccaggagaggagaggtggataTCAGACGCTGAGTCTGATCAGCCAGGCCCTGAGATGTCTCCTCTCTAGCTCCTCCACAGTGGATGTGGTGATGGACAGGCCGGGAGGGCAGGGAAACACAGACCAGCCAAATGACCACCTGCCTGTAGCTGAG GAGGAACACATGGCCCCAGCACAACTCTCTTCTTCACCCCCATCCAGGGATAGCTCTGCCTCTGACTCTTTAGAGTCTGCTTCCTCTCTGCCCCTGAAACAGGATGTCTCATACGTGCAAGGTAGCACAAAAAAACTGGAACACATCTCCTTTCTGCTCCGTGACAGACAGCGCCAGGGCGGGCAGGACGACAGCCCCTCCCCACCAGGAAACATCCTCCCGTCTCCGACACTGGAGGGCTCTACCGACCCCTTCTCCATCAACAGCCTCAGCAAAGGCAGCATGGATGTGGAGGAGATGGTGGACTCCACTGAGT GTGGTGTGGAGAAGATCACGGCGCGTGAAAAACCAGGAGACGACATAATCACTGTGGAAGAGGAAGCAGTTCCCCCTGTAGATCGAACAATAGATAGAAG GCAAAGTCTGAGCCGACTGAACCTGCATCCTCAGTTCTACAGCAACGAGGACAACCAATCCATGCCCTCGGCTTCTGAGAGCCTGATGGAGAGTCATAACTTCCTGACACCTGACTACG ACAAAATGGACTACTGCAAAGAGGTGACTGAGGAAATAATGAATGCACCAAATGTGACAGACATGTGGCTCGTCATACCTGAAGGGGAAAAAGAGAACATTCTCCCACAGGCCACCACTTTCTCTGGGGCTGCTGCCCCATCTCTCTGCTTCCTGGAGCTGGAGACCTTACAG TTTGTTCAGAGGGCATCTGACCTTCCGGAGCTCAAGGAGGAAGTGGAATGTTTCCGCCGTGACTCCCAGGATGCAGTGGACCAACCAGAGATCCTTACCTGTGCCCTCACAGAGACCACTATGGACCTCCTACCTGAACTCCACCTGACCCTCTGCTCTCTGGAGAATTTGGGAGATGCAGGTTTTGGTTGCCCGGGGACAGAGAGAGCCTCTGCCCTGGAGGGAGACCAGGAGAGCAGGGGCTCTGGGAGGTACAGCAGACCCTTCTCTTTCCAGGATTCCTCCATGCTCGTCCCCCTGCGAAGGTCCTTACGCTCCAGACAACTCCAGATGCATGGAGTACCACATTCCCCTAGGACCAGGACAAGCCCGAGTCATGTACCCCAGCCAATCCTCAGCTCAGGCCCTGAGACATCCAGGCCTGGAGGGGGGAAGGTCTCGCACAAGAAGGAGGCGGCATGTTTCCGGAGTAGTACAGATGATAGGCTGGGCCACTGTAAGCTGGGTAGCTGGTGGAAACAAGCCCTGGAAACCCGGAGGGCATCCACTGGTCTTCTGCCTGCCATGGAACAGGTTACCACCATCTCACAAG AAAAAAGGGGATCACTCGTTCCTGGGGGGGCTTACTCCCACAGTCTAGTCAGCTTCCAGGAATCTCCCGCCAAGCAGAGAGGAGACAAGTGGGAGGTCAAACAG gaggagaaggaggagaccATTGGTTGGAAGGCCTCTGGGAGGTTGCCCCACCAGTGGGCGGAGAAAGGCACGGCGGGCCAACGGGGAACACGGGTGAAGAGGGGCAAACGAGTGAAGCGGGCATGA